Below is a window of Schistocerca cancellata isolate TAMUIC-IGC-003103 chromosome 4, iqSchCanc2.1, whole genome shotgun sequence DNA.
ACATCactgaaattttaaatatatttccttGCTTAAGAAATATGGATTTAATACGAAACTCATCTTTGGGGGCACACAGAGAGGTTATTGGCTATCTTCAGTAACTCCAGGTCTGGCTATTCTCCCCATCACAATACAAGGTAATTAATGTCTTCAGCCATTACATAGGGCCAAAAactattttgttaatgttcacttgTGGGCATACCACTCCAATTTTTGTGCTATTGCTTCATACAGGATTTGTAACATTTTCATATatagggtgcggcagcgttcatagtaggatcGTAAAAAACACatcatcaggcagtaactgtaatttatttattacctcttatgtcaattaatagttaaaggtatgccatttactaatgtgtaagtcattgtccattgcgtggattactttttgaatatgactcctgtcaaatgatgccccctcagTGAATGCTATCTAAACATGCTGCAAGACTCCCTTCTCCCCCAATCAGGTATGGTTGACGTTGAAgtggaacaattatggtttcaaAAAGAGGGAGCGACCTCACATGCAGCCAGAATTTGCATGGCTTTCTTGCAACAGACATTTCCCGGAAGAGTAGCCATATTTCccattttggtgacatttcctggccgcctcgctcacctgacctttcCTGTgaagactttttcctttggggctacctgaagcaagaacTGTTCtgaacacgttgtgccaccattcctgagttgaaggatcccatcagaactgccgtcggcaatgtcccagggaatacgttatgccaagttatggaaagcttccaacgctgcctagatgaatgtgttgtgcaaagggggcatcatttgacaggagtcatattcaaaaagtaatccccgCAATGGACGATGACTTACACATtaataaatggcatacctttaactattaattaacatacaaagtaataaataaattacagttactgcctaatGGTGTGTTGTTAATATTTTACTATGAACGCTGCAGCACACTGATTAtgtaaaagagaaaagaaaaagaaacacactatAGGCTTACCTCCATTTTTAAATTCTGGCTGAGCAGTAATAATATCAATTACACAAGTATGCAATACATCTTTGGTGTATTTGCATTGAAACTAGAGTAAAAATGTGATGCATGATGATACTCACCTTAGTAACAATCTCAGATTCCAACAGTCTCTGCAGGCCACCATTTGACACCAAAGAGGGGCAAGTAATTAAATCAAACAAATATGCTTGGCCTGATAATGTTCCAATTTGAAATAATGTCAGCTGCCCTTTAACACCTAAATTTATTCCCTCACAGTCAAATGACACTGCAACAGGTTTTCCCGATTTTGCGGCCGACAAAATATCTTCAACAATCTGAAGAGATTCTTTCACATTCACGACGACTCTAGTTGCCTGCATTATTTTTGCCTTCCAGACTTCAGCACTTCCACTGTCATTCGCTAAAGAAGTTGCTGCATATGAGCGATCCTTCTCTGTATTATCTGCTAATGTCTTCATCACTAAAGAATTAATACGCTGCTTTAGGGACTGATATTGGGGATTTTGTAGAGGCTGACTAACAGACTGACAAACTGCTGAATTGTTCGCTTGAGTAAGAGGTTTGGCACACTGACCATTGTTGACTGCACTACTGCTTCTGATCTGTTGTTGGTGTGTTGGGCTTGTTTGAAGTGAATCACTTTGACTAACACAGTTCTTAGGCAACACTAATGTTACAAGATTAGACTGCACGTTAAACACATCAGAATGCATTTTTAAGAAGGTCTGAAGGTCTTGTGGCGTTTTGAAAATATATGAAAGATGTTCAGGAGGAAATCTTACAGTTGCTTTACTAAAAAGCTGATCCACCAGCATTGGACCTCTAGAGTCTATGCACTTCGTGAAAAATTCAAGCAAGCCAGATGTTACTTCTTGATCCACTTTCATCAGCTCAAATTCACGGAAAGGCTGTGGTTCCTTTCCCTCATATTCTTTCAATATAACCGTATCTTCCTTCACTACAAAAGCATCTGGATATTTTAACAAAAATTCTTTAAACTCTCTTATATTTTGGCCTGAGATGTGTCTCACCTCCGGTGAAGCTTGGGAACGGTGACCCAACAAACTTTTAATGGGTACATCAATACCGGCACCATATTGCATTAACTTGTGGCTAAAATATTCGACAGCTTCTTGAGCATAATCTCGTTTCCCACTACTGTATTTCACTGCATTGTTTCCACTTTCTTGTTCCACACTGAGGGGGCTGTAGCCATTTACGTAAACATAGTCACCATCAAAACAAAAAAGCGCTGGATACTGGGAGAGAAACTTTTTTAATCCAGACTGTGAGCCTCCTGCAATTTGTCTCATTTCCTTGGTGAATCCTTTTGCACCAAACTGACAGCTTAGGTCGTGCAACGTACGCGGGCCACCCTTGTCCATCAATCGTTCAAAGAAAAACAGCAATGTCATATTCCTCACTAATTCATATTCCGTGCTGTCCATTTCTAGTAATATTGTTGAGGCAACACTTAAGTCaaagagagaaatgaaagaaacctaaaaaaaaatccgTCTGTCCCCAAtgctcacacactcactcactctcactcacagctcaacacattttgtaacaaaacaCACTAGCTGCCACCCATGTGACGGTTAACTGCGTTAAACAAGTTAAAGTCTCTTCTGGTGGACGTTGGGTATGAACATCATACTGTCGCTTCGTcactcaaaacaattttttttttaaaaagtaacgcCCACGATAAACTGCACTGTTATATTAGTACACATATAactcaaaaataaatacactacgtGGCCAAAGATAAACATTTTCAGAGATGTAGTATTTGCGAACAATTACAGCGCACCGTATGCTAGTGGGAACGCCTCCGTCAAGAATTTtgcttaaaaattattttgtaagcaGTTTTACGTAAAATCCATGTTCTTTTGTGTCTTACAGGATTTATCGAAGTCGTCATTTTATGTATTATTAATTATTGCTTCTACCAGTACCATATAACGTATGCCAAATACGGTCATTTTATTGTAGTATATGATTTGTCGAACACAAATCATATTCTAAAGTAAAATGACCGTTCCACACATATCGATCTGTCTGTGCAGACATCAGCAGAGATGTCTACGCATGCAATAAATCATCGCAAATCAGATGTGTTAACGCGACACAAATTCATCTTTAATGTTGTTGACTTGTAATACCCTCCTTCCATATAGTCCACAGTGTTTCTGTAGTATCGGGGGACCACCTGTTCGTGGATGCAAACAGAATCCACGCACTGTTAGAGCTGTGAGGTGTGTGCGACGTATTACACCGTAGACTTCCTGGAAAACGTTTGTTGGAAGAACCGGATTAATTCTCTGCACCGTGTCTAAATAATGGTCGCCAGTCTCATCTTGACTCGCGAGACAGGGTTGAAATTGTCACAAGTCATATATTCCCCCTATCTATCCATCTAACTTGAAAAATCTATCAAATCCGATCGCTAGATTGGAAAACGAGCTCCGCAAACAGTCACTGGTCCACAACCAACATATTTCTACCATCTTCTCTACAGGCAACACAATATCACAGCCTAAAGTAAAAAATGAGGACGGTACACACAGAAATACGACAAACCTAATCTTAAATGGAACAAACGGAATTTGCTTCCTAAAAGAAAGTTtgcctcattatcaaacactgcttCCAGCTAACTAACGTTTGCATGTTGTGATATGAGGCCTCTGCCCACCGAGCAAGCGCTCACTCACTGTCACACCATTGGTcataaaaactggaaaaccacttaGCCCTTCAATCTGTGCCCAGGAAACACACTTGCCAATGATTTCAGTTTTCCATAACACAACACAACACTCTCAAAACCTCAGCTCTGGTTCACAGTGTCCGTGACTCTCATCCCACACTTGCGAAGACGCTCGGCAGAACCTGATTTGGCGTGCTCCAAACCTGCCCCCCAAAATTATTTTGAAACTCACGCCGTTCGAGCAATCCACTTTCAAAGCAAAATGGAGGAATTTCAATTGGCTTTATCCTATTAATGATAATAGTAATTCCTGTAGGGTACTGATTCCAAAGGCTGTAAGAAAACCACCGACCATCCTTTGGTAACCACTTACTGTAGAAACCAACACAGTTGACAACAACAACCACCCACTtagcaagattaaggaaagaccTGTCCATTATATCCAGGCTGGAGAATAGCTGCTGTCACCCAGAAATGGCGAAACAGGCGTGAGCGGTCACAATAGCGACCCGCACTAGACAGTGGGTGCGACCAGGAAATGCTACACAGATCCTGCACACAATTTCGGTGACATGCGATACTATTTTCAACAAGGATAGTGAAAACCTTGGAACTGAAAAAATTCACTCAACATGCAGGAGCAATGGCTGGCTAGTTGACTGACTGAATTAACATATGCACCTCTCAGCTCTTGTTCAGGGTTGGAAAGCTGGCATCCAGCtctacactgataaaccaaaacatcaTGACGCtgtttcgtgcttggctaccatggggccccagcctttgcagcacttttccctttccgtgctgcatgtctatcctcttgctattcttttaccCCTCCCttcgggaacatgtctggggtattatcGGGAATGTTCTGCATCCTATTGCTGACCTGCGAACAGCCTCAACTTTCTTTTTGGCCCCTTTTTCTTTCTtggtttcccttctcctctcgttcctccgcttcggcgtttgaggatcctctttttcttcttcctccccgtGTGCTCCTGTAAGCCAGCCCATGCGTCTGACGTGtaaaaggtgactgggtaacgcgtaattcccagccccaggtcgacaggtagggttcgtacataccccctggtacaggccaggcccagggagggatgacTGCCTGAGCTGTAACTTTCCCAGACTTCCCATTGGTCCCTCCGTCAGGTGTTCAGgattgtgacctgaggtgtgaacaatcacctaagacgGGTGCGCCCCCTTGTGTAGGGGgctcccagttggaaggagcacaacattagagacactggcaatcatgggggatttcctcgtGATGAGTCACTCATCCTCTCCATCAACGTCgacgaaacgtaaacgtaatgaggctattGATTCAAAGACTCTTCCTGCTACACCGCAGTTGTTTGTGGTATCACAAACTGACGACAGTCAGTCCTTCGCCACGGTcagtccgtttattattcagaaagatggtGATtccattgctggccctgtgaaatcctgctctcgtttacagaatggcaTTTTGCTTTTGGAGACGGCTTCTGATGGTCAAGCACAACTATTACTTACTGTGTTGCTTCTTCACGGCtaccctgtttgtgtcgaggcaCAAAGAACTTtcaattcttcccgtggtgtaatttacaccaagcTGCTTGATGGTCTAACCGAGGatgaaatacaatct
It encodes the following:
- the LOC126184871 gene encoding egalitarian protein homolog, which encodes MDSTEYELVRNMTLLFFFERLMDKGGPRTLHDLSCQFGAKGFTKEMRQIAGGSQSGLKKFLSQYPALFCFDGDYVYVNGYSPLSVEQESGNNAVKYSSGKRDYAQEAVEYFSHKLMQYGAGIDVPIKSLLGHRSQASPEVRHISGQNIREFKEFLLKYPDAFVVKEDTVILKEYEGKEPQPFREFELMKVDQEVTSGLLEFFTKCIDSRGPMLVDQLFSKATVRFPPEHLSYIFKTPQDLQTFLKMHSDVFNVQSNLVTLVLPKNCVSQSDSLQTSPTHQQQIRSSSAVNNGQCAKPLTQANNSAVCQSVSQPLQNPQYQSLKQRINSLVMKTLADNTEKDRSYAATSLANDSGSAEVWKAKIMQATRVVVNVKESLQIVEDILSAAKSGKPVAVSFDCEGINLGVKGQLTLFQIGTLSGQAYLFDLITCPSLVSNGGLQRLLESEIVTKVVHDCRNDSVNLFNQFGITLKNVFDTQAAHAVLQLQELGKPVYKVQNVSLNALCEKYDAPSNPLKEQLKNVYRRDQRYWARRPLSRDMLLYAAADVLSLVPTIYQAMSKLIKPEFQTLLTELCEEQVFLHICPSDVKHRKKQRKVETEVAELRLKLSTLQSKNIVLSNREIRLLRYLDLSEEEKEKLKGSYKVARKLEKLESAGQDKDIKSDEEDDDDDDENGEDGCASGKTSPSSADITSPRTPNSGPPSLTESMQLMDEILSDGRMDRLEKIEKLESILSAATSAAVVSRSQQTSANSNTQTSSSDEQGPCNCQCHAQKLLNKKPIKEIDCIKSTDVACQTLSTGDIVITRIFFTEEEKERERTITSSPKREISHN